The nucleotide window GACACACGTGAATGTAGAATGTGAGATGTTTCTGTCCTTTTTAACCATGTACGTGTTGCTCACTTGATGACCAGATAAAACTGATTGTTGGGCCCGGTATATGTAGAGTGAGATCCACCTGACTAACGTGCCGGATCTCACAGGAATAGGTGTGTCGATGGGCGGGTTGGCTCATCGGGCTTCCAGGCCTGGCCCACACCAAGTCAAGCTTGGGCTGGAGCTCGATCTTGAAAGTCAAGCctgttgggttgggctcgggcatgaTGCATCAGGTTCGGTCTCtggcttgggctatataaacaccaacccgataaaacttgggtcgggactaggttgaggtctcgggcaacccaagacctcaacccgaacccgatcgatatataagttacttatatattataattgagtgtggatagtctgtgttgaaggcattgGAAATTCCAGTGCTATTGGATTTCATTAGCCTACGTCATTTCTAAttactcaagctaataagatatgttggatttctctcccaaatagactgcGTGTTACATAATGTGACTTTTAAAGTAGTAGTTGTCATATATTTtaccttgtttgtttagaaaaaaatgaagttctttacgataaataactacatatataattaataaaatcacacATACAAAAATAAAGAcgtatattgaaaatataatagactaatatgataatgaaaatattatcatgtatccacccgaccaaccctaTCGAGACtgcttgggtttgggttgggttagtgacgcaggggaggacgtgaggtcgagcaccgtcttcctcaagaggataactattccgaatccacggaacttctttggactcctcacaaagacttctcaaatccacgaggaaagaaagcagaaaatagaaataaattctaataaattcgaaattgattgatgaatcattaaaaacgagttcacaaccctttaaataagggtaccaagcaatgggaaagaaatcagaatcaaactacaactcaaactcctagaatccgtgacttactataaatagtaaacttactatttatagacggtcgtgatgtctactagtgcgcaaggttttcggccaaaaatagtaagtgtcctatttggcttcaccaaaccgttctcctaattattctaagctcttttcacattgggcgcaactcctaaagcctgacggatgaagagttatataatcaaactaaaacttactatttatagtaaaaacggaattaaaacaaggaaacgaccatcgatcaaggggttttttcgtaattccgggctgcgtaacccggcatagcagggttggttggctaaagtagctcattctaccccaaaatcatatattttacgtcagataactcattccggattgcgagatacgcccgatctaaggtctgatggtccggatcacttctgtcgtcgaccgggccttttctgatccatcttggccatgaaactgtccgcaacctgctctatatcagttagggttgaggtataggaaccttgggttgggctagggttaagGAACAACTTAGCCCAACTCGCCTGACTTTTCAGCCTTAGAAGTAGACATTCGAAAGCGATgcccaacccatctctctctctctctctctctctctctctctctctctctctccccccccccggTAGTGATGATGCCTCTATCTACGAGTGGTGGCGATGCTGTATATTTTGACCATCTCTTTCTCGCATCGGCGGtgactagagttgtacacgagcagagtaagctcggttactcgctcgactcgactcggcatgAGTTTGAGCTGAGCACGAGCATGAGTTTGATACTCGTTTTGattacgagtagagtacgagctgggcaatactcgacTCGTGTGCTCGACTCATACtgtgtggtgttgatttattattattaattttttgtataaattgttaatatatttccaaaattgatatcatatattgctaatatatatcagaaattgttaatatatgttaatatagctaatatatgttaatatctGTTAATAtgtgttaatatagaaattgttaatatgttaatatatattaatatatctaatatatgttaaaattgttaatatatgttaatacagctaatatatgttaaatttGTTGCTCAAAAACCCTGCTTGAATTGGACTTAAATTCGGACtcggactcgaactcgacttggctcgatttcTGCTCGTACTCGGATGAGTAGAGCACGAGCAGGAAATCCATGCTCGATGCCTGAGCAAAGCCGAGTATGAGTAGGACTCAGGCAGTGCGAGCCGAGCATGAGTTGGGCAATACTCGGCTCGCCTCgcctcgtgtacagctctagcggCGACAATGCCCTCTATTTTGACCCAAACCATAAGATGGACCGGATTCTTTTTGCAAAGGGATGAAGATTATATACTAAGTAAACTCCacagggcccatcgtgatgtatgtgtcttatccacaccgtccacacgttttactggctcattttagtacatgattgAAGCATACCAacaactcaattgggccacaccataggaaacaatggtgataatgacagcCATAGTTGGCCCAATATGACCATCCATCTCTACATAGGTCCGATTACCCTGCCTAGTAACTAAACATACGtagagatggatggtcttattgggcccactataatgtatatattttatccatgccgtccattcattttgaaagatcatttcaaggaatgagcccaaaaatgaggcatattaaaGGCtcgtgtggaccacactatagaaagcagtgaaattgaaaacctaccattgaaaaccttttgggagccataaattttttagatgtaactcattttttggcacatgacgttaaattaaatcctaaatccaatggacgaaTTGAATTCGACACATAAATCACAACAAGACCTACAACCTTTATAACATAACAACCTTAATCCTTATTACGTTATAACCACAAACTCCACATgtcacatgacaaccttgacccatataacatgataaccatgacccatgtaacatgacaaccacgacccatataacatgacaaccacgactcattcCCATATAACATAGTAAGGATCGTGCTTTTAATGTGATAAGGGTCATTggtgtaatgtagtaagggtcagGGTTGTCAAGTTGATGTaaaaaataatttgattattttgaaataataGGAGTTGAggcctacaatggggtgatccgttccatccaccttgtcggccagctcgccgtGGGCTCAAAAAGTCCCGACTTGGGTAGTATCCACTtctaataaatattacaatgagcctgaaaagtttcaacagtgggtgccactgtcatcattattttctattatgtaacCCACAacgacacaacaaaaaggatgggcggcataaattatacacatacatcaatgtgggccccaagaGTTGGGCCTGGCCCCCGCCCAAAAAGGCTTCCGTCCACATCACTTTCTCAGTATTAAATACcatgtaacttcttattcactagGAAACCAAGAACAAGGGCAATTTGATCTAAAAAACTTCTCAAGACTTGTCAAAAGGCTACCTCGGAATATTTGGAAGGTCAAACCTCTTTCAAGAATTTAACCATACAATGATGCCAGTACGGTCAAAATCCCAAGTGAAAAGTGTAGGCTCTACAATTCCTGGTCGAACCTCTTTcaagaatttgaccatacaatgATGCCAATATGGGTGTACTCACATGCTTGTTCTTATCAATTTTTATGTCGAgctttgggctcaagtcattttattCCAACCTAACCTAAATAAACGGGTATATTAGGAAAATTCAAGGGAAACGTtggaattttattatttttgggtcGGGTGGGGTAGACCCGGGTCtaaacattttttttcttatattaGGTCAGGCTTAGGCTTTGTACGTACGATAGGCCAATTAAGGCCTTATGCTTTGATCAGTTGTAAGTATTAGGTAAGGTACAAGCCTAGGTTACACTGCCCaaacccggcccattgccacccctgcaCATCACCTGCTAGTATGCTCAGCAGATTTGTAAGTCATCTaaagagtggggcccaccagatgggtGCATGGCTTGGGTCTTGCTAAGCTTTGCTTCTAATATGTTTTCACTGTAACTCTACAGAAGAGCTGTACTTACACTATCATGGTAGAGACCACATGCACCCAAGGTGCCGGAACGTCGGACCACATCAGCCTCCGGTTCGGcgactcaaactccagtgacGTTTTGGTGCATCACCTCAACACCAAGCACCTGCGAAGAGTGGATGGCGAGCATACGACCGTCCTCGACGACGTTCCAAGACAGCCGTTCCGAGCATGCAACGTCGACCAGTTCCATGTGACGGGCCCGTGTATGGAGTCGCCCGTGTGCTACCTCTTCCTCAAACAGAGAGGGAAGGATGGTTGGCGGCCCGGTATGGTGCAGGTGCTCGTGCCAGGAACGTCCCCATACTCCTCCCACACGTTCTACTTTCGCCGATACCTCCCTTGGAACGTGTGGCACGGATCTGACTCGTGTGACACTAAGGTCACTCCTTTTGGGATAAAGCATACTAGGAAGATGTTTGGTGATAAGAACAAGTTAGTGACCAAAGTATTATTTTAAGGCTAATGAAATATCCACAGGCACATGTGCAATTATGGAACACGTGTGTGaaatctgagctttctataaTGTTGGAAATAATGCTTATATCTTCTGTCTAAATAATCAGATAATTTCAcccagcaggtgggccacaacatccttttctagccattcatttgttttgatatgctGCATGCCACCTGAGGATAGAAATGGGCTGATTTTTTATGGCAGGAGATCTAAATAGTGCAGCTCACCTATGGAAATTCAGATATTTCACACGTGTCACATTATGACACATGTGCCAGCGTGTGGATGTGTACGGCTCCACATcgcatgtggaattagcaaacctcactTCAATTAGTTTGTTTGTCAAGAACGAAACTTAGGATTATATCTTGTAtaatgtgttttatttttttatggctaATAAATTAATATGAGGTTCGCAAAGCTCACACGTGTGGAGTCTTGCGCATACACAGAGACACGTGCCAATGAAGAGCATGGTACGAGATTTGAGCATTAATCCACTGCGTGGCTACACTATTTAGATCTCCTGGCCTAAATTTCATGCCATTTAAGACTTCTGGCGGGTCACACAGtatacaaaataaatggacgatcaGAAAATTGTATCTTAACCGtcggtgtttttattttttttaatcatgccccacctgatgagtagaatAGTCTATTTTTTCGGCAGAAGATCTAATTAagttgagtccggatcctctgtttccagCGAACTGTGGGTTCCCGTGTCCTGAAATTTAATTGGTCCACACCATTTGTGCTGACATCACTACAACGCTTTAATGAAATAACGACCTGTTTACATAATACTACTTGGTTAAGAAGAAAGATTACATTTCCAACTGCTAATTCAAGAACGCTTACTGACACCCCAGGATCAGTGacgttgggaagcggattgcatagtgtTTACTTAGTAGACTCAGTCaagtccaccttgatttatttattttatccgctgaatccatccattttcccagataattttagtgtttCAGCccaaaatgttcaaatggaatacgccacaggaaacaattgatTTGAATATCTACAattgaaattttggatcaagctcatatttgcgtttaccattcatccatgtctttatgatctcatgagcaggttggatgacaaataagcatcactgtgggcctagaaaggtttcgacagtggaaatcattatacccactgtttcctttcctgtgttgtgatccacttgatctttgtatatgcttccattttggaatcaaccccttacattagatggaaaaacggatggacagcgtggatagtccatatacattcaaggtgggcccaactgagtttactcagtacgataagagtgtattgagtaacttagtacgcattCTGATTTTGGTGTCCCACCATGACACCTCAttgtatgctttatatatctatgccCTCCATccgttgtttttttaaaaataaaaataaaaaaatttacattcattgtccaaaaaatgaaaaagatacaaatcttaggtggacaacatcacaagaaacatTGGTCACCAAACGACCACCATGGAAAACTTCCTAGTGTCCATGGCTATGTTTATTTGTCGATATATGCATctgtttcattttctttttccattccttaaaatgagctggcaaaacaaatatataacgtaaatatataatacatacatcaaagtgtgccCCACGATCACGTCCGACTCACATCTTGGTATATGGGGTTGCAACGAAGCTGCATTACTTTTTCAAGACCAGATTGCATGGTGCAGTGAGCAGCACCCATGTCGATGTCATGTACTAATACACAATCTCGATGGGCACACCATGatagatgtgtcttatccatggtgtccatccatttttttaaacctcatattagggcatgcgccgaaaaaatgaggtagatccaaatctcaagtggatcacaccgaaacaatagtcattgaaagctcaccattaaaaacctcctaagcccattataatgtttatttgccatccgtcttgataaagtcacaaagtcATGGATGGAGAGAACatacaaatatcggcttggtCCAAACTTTTGCAgagccaccaagaagtttttaatggtgggcggtgttcactccccaagtatagggttgtgatgtagtaataaactcggtaagaccgaggtcgaatccacagggactgatacctgtacgttatctgaaaccaagtagaactagaactagactaagatgtgatctaaaccaaatagaatttaggaaataattgtggaataattatctaaaactttaaggaattcagaggaaggaaactaggaattcagaggatccacttgtagagatcagggagatcttatgcctgcggcaaggattatggaattcaaactgaacttactttatctgatttttaagagatgaaaagtatatgaattagaatggattccatcatctaaccatgcccaggagacaaagcaaacaacaggattaaactaattaccaactaatcaacaatgtatgaagatcaggaagggtaccgtcatcctaccatgcccatggaacaatgatgaacaacaaggcttcctggcttcataaacataaaaagggaaagaaaaagggatattcaaagccgttgcagacccattgtaatttcagtcacaacagaccattaaagactaaaaaaaaaattccattaatataaatcaacttcagttcatgaatttaaatgaaaagcagaaatatagtatctcccatctcgccacaagcttcgcctcttagccctagctaagaggactagccacacacaggcatgatgcggctagaaaacaaagtaaaataaaacaaaaagaaaaagaaatgaacagAAAAAGAATGCCAAACTCCACTCCTCGTCCAAGCTCCTGTTGCTCACGTCCAGCCTTCCAAATTGAATGCCCCATCTCTCTCCCGCAccttcctttttaaagatggaaagCTCTCTCCAgagctgctgtggagtcctgaaAGGATTAGGCTGCAGAAACAGTCCTTCCGCAGCCAAAAAACGCCCTGCCCTCTGCTGCGAGGAACCTCACGCAATCCGGAATACCACGTTTCCgcgcttcttcttctttgttttttttcaaaaggacaacgtcctctgggagttTTCGTGCagtcctacatgatgaacggttcagatcgtccgtccgATCGCTCCCACGAGTGCACAATCCGCCGCAAAAACCGGACGGCAAcagggtagcgtcattgacgctgtgacgatggtgggccccacttcactgtCTTTTTGAAAAATCCGAGCcatccactgcgttctactcgaaaaatcaggtgggaagcactacttttggaccaaatttcatgtggcccacaataccttctactccgccgttcatcatgtctttaacggttaggattctgtaacattttacatggtctcaaaaggccgccttggtgaggtaaataccccacctacgcacacaatggacggtcccgattgatgctatacatgatgtgtggggcccacaagcagaacCGACGGTCGACAGCGTTACGCTGTTGCgtaattaaaaaaatttgagtttgagtcggtcagcgcctgctaacCGACTTCCTTATTTTTTATGTTcgtccggtgcacttgtgcaccttgcacgtgcactgcatgtgtgggtcccatggtgatgtttgtaagaaatctgctccatccatctgttttgacacgtagtttaaggcgttgagaccaaaattggagtatatccagatatcaggcggggcccacataatgattaaaggggatgatctgtccgttgggccacttccacagtgatccaggagctgaaattttacgtgtacggtttatttatggtcctcaggccacgtatgaagtttcgaactgatcagatggtgggaaccctatgatcttgcattctggacacttttcaggccacttgagcttcaattccttgattttcttgggtccctgatgtgtaattctatTGATCTtaggtctctggagtccgtccc belongs to Magnolia sinica isolate HGM2019 chromosome 8, MsV1, whole genome shotgun sequence and includes:
- the LOC131253113 gene encoding embryo-specific protein ATS3A-like codes for the protein MLRGRKMMGKSRAAIAFWVFYLASEMVGFSRGDGLYAEKQKSCTYTIMVETTCTQGAGTSDHISLRFGDSNSSDVLVHHLNTKHLRRVDGEHTTVLDDVPRQPFRACNVDQFHVTGPCMESPVCYLFLKQRGKDGWRPGMVQVLVPGTSPYSSHTFYFRRYLPWNVWHGSDSCDTKVTPFGIKHTRKMFGDKNKLVTKVLF